From a region of the uncultured Propionivibrio sp. genome:
- a CDS encoding TRAP transporter substrate-binding protein → MFKKLVVAGSVSAMLCFGASAQAQTKWDMPTGYPANNFHTENIRQFADDVDKATQGKLKITVHDSGSLFKANEIKRAVQGGQADIGEIIISGFSNEDPMFGVDSIPFLATGYPAAKKLEAAAKAATEARLAKQGLKVLFNVPWPPQGIFSAKPLNSAADLKGAKWRAYNPNTSRIAQLVGAQPVTIQAAELTQALATGAVTTFMTSGATGYDSKVWEQVKYYYEVNAWLPKNLVIVSKKAFDKLDKPTQDAVLKAAAAAEVRGWKTSEEKNKWYKEQLVKNGMTVSAGSDQLQSDFKKIGLTMIGDWTTQTGAEGQAIIDAYRK, encoded by the coding sequence TGTTTTGGTGCCTCGGCGCAGGCGCAGACCAAGTGGGATATGCCGACCGGTTATCCGGCGAACAATTTCCACACGGAAAACATCCGCCAGTTCGCCGACGACGTCGACAAGGCGACGCAGGGCAAGCTGAAGATCACCGTGCATGACAGCGGCTCGCTGTTCAAGGCCAACGAAATCAAGCGCGCTGTCCAGGGCGGGCAGGCCGATATCGGCGAAATCATCATCTCCGGCTTCTCGAACGAGGATCCGATGTTCGGCGTCGATTCGATTCCCTTCCTGGCGACCGGTTATCCGGCAGCCAAGAAGCTCGAAGCCGCGGCCAAGGCGGCGACCGAAGCAAGGCTTGCCAAACAGGGCCTGAAGGTGCTGTTCAATGTGCCGTGGCCGCCGCAGGGAATCTTCAGCGCCAAGCCGCTCAATTCGGCGGCCGACCTCAAGGGCGCCAAGTGGCGCGCCTACAACCCGAACACCAGCCGCATCGCCCAGCTCGTCGGCGCGCAGCCGGTGACGATCCAGGCGGCCGAACTCACCCAGGCGCTGGCGACCGGCGCGGTGACGACCTTCATGACTTCGGGCGCGACCGGGTATGACAGCAAGGTGTGGGAACAGGTCAAGTACTACTACGAAGTCAATGCCTGGCTGCCCAAGAACCTTGTCATCGTCTCCAAGAAGGCCTTCGACAAGCTCGACAAGCCGACTCAGGACGCCGTGCTCAAGGCGGCTGCGGCTGCCGAGGTGCGCGGCTGGAAGACCAGCGAAGAGAAGAACAAGTGGTACAAGGAACAACTCGTCAAGAACGGCATGACCGTCAGCGCCGGTTCCGACCAGCTGCAATCCGATTTCAAGAAGATCGGCCTGACGATGATCGGCGACTGGACGACGCAGACGGGCGCCGAGGGCCAAGCCATCATCGACGCCTACCGTAAGTAA